From the Girardinichthys multiradiatus isolate DD_20200921_A chromosome 22, DD_fGirMul_XY1, whole genome shotgun sequence genome, one window contains:
- the znhit2 gene encoding zinc finger HIT domain-containing protein 2: protein MNPVIRRSIPPSVRSLLTDIAPKEEEWTDPAPETETVARDGILLPSKGAGNEEFLSPAKIQKEKVAGDESNTRMSREVCTLCKCKPSNYTCPRCNLQYCGLSCYQSPDHSACSEEFYKESVLQELKEMGKTEAEGRRKMQEILLGLRQKAVATHGGMENFLKEADMVGEGEDEEEAVEKVQVLDLLSKLAELQQSGEENIPEMEAILGKLEEIGGAKVTPGAAGEDADSTEGDLDLAVRLSGLEIDKLSEEELWELLSKKEQEKFMGLLKGGDLSGVLPVWKPWWEEHEEIGRSLIEVLQEEVNKQENASDNQVKISQEDGQKEGESVSKTNKVIGGKRKEKGKSKGSPSGERVPSISANIPKLSSLCANPSPLVCYSLVNALYGYAFALSLYNGDTDSLMFEFCDMTLVLSAALSSGRVFSSVQEALDCGEALVLRDGCLDRDDPLAPARAVEAVAHIMTGRNRRDASGYCLAALSQLRSVLSKARVKLSKEGEEGIRRQKYFQASKKCEFFQAWVKDSVQQIHRLAVELWSEHSKRESVRDSMEKAKTVVQENLKKRKRKRHDKLIEELS from the coding sequence ATGAATCCAGTAATTAGACGGAGCATTCCTCCGTCAGTGAGGAGCCTCCTGACAGATATCGCTCCAAAGGAAGAGGAGTGGACCGACCCGGCGCCCGAGACAGAGACTGTGGCCAGGGATGGGATCCTGCTTCCGTCTAAAGGAGCTGGAAATGAGGAGTTTCTTTCCCCAGCCAAGATCCAAAAGGAGAAGGTTGCAGGGGATGAGTCTAACACCAGGATGAGCAGGGAGGTGTGCACGCTGTGTAAATGTAAACCCTCCAACTACACCTGTCCACGTTGTAACCTCCAGTACTGTGGATTGTCCTGCTACCAGAGCCCAGACCACTCCGCTTGCTCCGAGGAGTTTTACAAGGAGTCTGTCCTGCAGGAGCTGAAGGAAATGGGGAAAACAGAGGCTGAGGGTAGGAGGAAGATGCAGGAGATTCTGCTGGGACTGAGGCAGAAAGCAGTTGCAACACATGGGGGGATGGAGaattttttaaaagaagcaGACATGGTGGGGGAGGGAGAGGATGAAGAGGAAGCAGTGGAGAAGGTACAGGTTTTGGATCTTCTGTCCAAGTTGGCAGAGCTTCAACAGTCTGGAGAGGAGAACATACCAGAGATGGAGGCTATTCTGGGAAAACTTGAGGAGATCGGAGGAGCAAAGGTGACGCCTGGAGCTGCTGGTGAGGATGCTGACAGTACAGAAGGGGATTTGGACTTGGCTGTGCGATTGTCAGGGTTGGAGATCGACAAGCTTTCAGAGGAGGAGCTGTGGGAACTTCTCAGCAAGAAGGAGCAGGAGAAGTTTATGGGTCTTTTGAAGGGGGGAGATCTCAGCGGGGTACTCCCTGTGTGGAAGCCCTGGTGGGAGGAGCATGAGGAGATTGGCAGGTCGCTCATCGAGGTACTTCAGGAAGAAGTGAACAAACAGGAGAATGCCAGTGATAATCAAGTCAAGATATCACAAGAAGATGGTCAGAAAGAAGGAGAGTCGGTGTCAAAGACAAACAAGGTTATAGGAGGgaagagaaaggaaaaaggaaaaagtaaaGGAAGCCCATCTGGAGAAAGAGTTCCCTCAATTTCTGCAAATATTCCAAAGTTGAGCTCCTTATGTGCAAATCCATCTCCTCTGGTTTGCTACAGTTTAGTAAATGCCCTTTATGGCTATGCCTTTGCCTTGTCCCTGTATAATGGTGACACAGATTCATTGATGTTCGAGTTCTGTGACATGACTCTCGTTCTGTCTGCGGCTCTGAGCTCAGGCAGGGTGTTCAGCTCTGTCCAGGAAGCTTTAGACTGTGGAGAAGCTCTTGTCCTGCGTGATGGTTGCCTCGACAGGGATGACCCTCTGGCTCCCGCCAGAGCAGTGGAGGCTGTGGCTCACATCATGACAGGCAGAAACAGACGGGATGCCTCAGGTTACTGTCTGGCAGCCCTCAGTCAGCTGCGCAGTGTACTCTCCAAAGCTAGGGTGAAGCTATCCAAAGAGGGTGAAGAAGGGATTAGGAGACAGAAGTACTTCCAGGCAAGCAAAAAGTGTGAATTCTTTCAAGCCTGGGTGAAGGACAGTGTTCAGCAGATTCACAGACTTGCTGTGGAACTGTGGAGTGAACACAGTAAAAGAGAAAGTGTGAGGGACAGCATGGAGAAAGCAAAGACTGTAGTTCAGGAGAatttgaagaaaagaaagagaaaaagacaCGATAAGCTCATTGAGGAGCTGAGCTAA